A genomic region of bacterium contains the following coding sequences:
- a CDS encoding cold-shock protein, with translation METGTVKWFNASKGYGFITREQGGDVFVHFNAIQGTGYRTLDEGDKVEFEVTQGAKGLQAEKVTKL, from the coding sequence ATGGAAACAGGAACTGTCAAGTGGTTTAATGCCTCCAAGGGCTACGGCTTCATCACCCGCGAACAAGGCGGCGATGTCTTCGTCCATTTCAACGCCATTCAGGGCACCGGCTACCGCACCCTCGATGAGGGCGACAAGGTGGAGTTCGAGGTCACCCAGGGCGCCAAGGGTCTGCAGGCTGAAAAAGTCACCAAACTGTAA
- a CDS encoding NADH-quinone oxidoreductase subunit B family protein codes for MGIESRLPEGILTTTLDAVINWGRKNSLWPMPFGTACCAIEFMCVLGPKYDMGRFGAEAMRFSPRQSDLLIVAGRVNIKMIRILQQIYRQMPDPKWVISMGACASSGGVFDTYSTVQGIDNFIPVDAYVPGCPPRPETVIDAVMKIQQKIEKERSREYR; via the coding sequence ATGGGAATAGAGAGCAGACTGCCAGAAGGCATCCTTACCACCACCCTCGATGCGGTGATCAATTGGGGCCGTAAGAACTCCCTCTGGCCCATGCCCTTCGGCACCGCCTGCTGCGCCATCGAGTTCATGTGCGTCCTCGGGCCCAAGTACGATATGGGCCGGTTCGGCGCCGAGGCGATGCGGTTCTCGCCGCGCCAGTCCGACCTGCTCATCGTCGCCGGACGCGTCAATATCAAGATGATCCGTATTTTGCAGCAAATCTACCGCCAGATGCCCGATCCCAAGTGGGTGATTTCGATGGGAGCCTGCGCCTCCTCCGGCGGAGTCTTTGACACCTACTCGACCGTCCAGGGGATTGATAATTTCATCCCGGTGGATGCCTATGTGCCGGGGTGCCCGCCACGGCCCGAGACCGTGATTGACGCCGTGATGAAAATCCAGCAAAAAATCGAAAAAGAGCGGTCACGAGAATACCGCTGA
- a CDS encoding class I SAM-dependent methyltransferase codes for MMSSAERERYYAQVAQYFDAEAPLFELHYRNNPVLQRIRADFRRITTTATFGSGLEIGCGPGLDIAWFAARYPQGRWRAIDVAPRMVEQAQAKLAALPGVDARAAVGSPEDLATLFPGETFDLIYCYFGALNTVPDLRAAAAALERALTPQGTLVLTFVNRWFLLDMLWNLLRLRPRRALARVTGAWAGYAPGRPLASSACSARKVRRAFAPEFAVKRHKGYSIVYPAWYRHRFLPVEGWLGNLLWSIDALLNRTPFWNLGEYSLYLFKRRT; via the coding sequence ATGATGTCCTCCGCGGAGCGGGAGAGGTATTATGCGCAGGTAGCGCAGTATTTCGATGCGGAAGCCCCTCTCTTCGAGCTTCATTATCGCAACAATCCCGTGCTGCAGCGCATCCGCGCTGATTTCCGCCGTATCACCACGACGGCTACCTTCGGCTCCGGTCTCGAGATCGGCTGCGGCCCGGGCCTTGACATCGCCTGGTTCGCGGCGCGGTATCCGCAGGGGCGCTGGCGGGCCATCGATGTGGCCCCGCGCATGGTCGAGCAGGCGCAGGCCAAGCTCGCCGCCCTCCCCGGTGTCGATGCGCGCGCCGCAGTGGGGTCCCCGGAAGATCTTGCGACGCTCTTTCCGGGTGAGACTTTTGATCTCATTTATTGCTATTTTGGTGCGCTGAATACCGTGCCCGATCTGCGCGCCGCCGCGGCGGCTCTGGAGCGTGCCTTAACCCCGCAGGGGACCCTGGTCCTCACCTTCGTCAATCGCTGGTTTCTCCTCGATATGCTCTGGAACCTGCTGCGGCTGCGGCCGCGCCGGGCTCTGGCGCGGGTGACCGGCGCCTGGGCCGGCTACGCCCCCGGGCGGCCGCTCGCCAGCTCGGCGTGCTCAGCCCGCAAGGTGCGGCGCGCCTTCGCTCCCGAATTCGCCGTGAAGCGGCACAAGGGGTATTCGATTGTCTATCCCGCCTGGTACCGGCACCGTTTTCTGCCGGTCGAGGGCTGGCTGGGCAACCTCCTCTGGTCCATCGATGCACTGCTCAACCGCACCCCTTTCTGGAATCTCGGCGAGTACAGCCTCTACCTCTTCAAACGCCGCACTTGA
- a CDS encoding NADH-quinone oxidoreductase subunit C has translation MATNQDILVTISARFGGHLRISEAADGQLVITAPREEQMALLRFLKEENGLQFDYLMDLFGVDYLEMGGEERYGVIFSLYSRPLNHRVRVHIWVPEQDPHLESVTPLWSAANWAEREVYDMYGITFTGHPNMSRILCPDDFSGFPLRKDFPLQGIGYRENFEKIENPKTKQDRRQRPPSGSA, from the coding sequence ATGGCCACGAATCAGGATATCCTCGTCACGATCAGCGCACGCTTTGGCGGCCATCTCCGCATTAGCGAGGCCGCGGACGGGCAGCTGGTGATCACCGCCCCCAGGGAGGAGCAAATGGCCTTACTCCGCTTTCTCAAGGAGGAGAACGGCCTTCAATTCGACTATCTCATGGACCTTTTCGGTGTAGATTACCTCGAAATGGGAGGCGAAGAGCGCTACGGGGTGATCTTTTCGCTCTATTCAAGACCGCTCAACCACCGTGTGCGTGTGCACATCTGGGTCCCGGAGCAGGATCCGCACCTCGAGAGCGTCACCCCCCTCTGGTCCGCTGCCAACTGGGCCGAACGGGAGGTCTATGATATGTACGGCATCACGTTCACCGGCCATCCGAACATGAGCCGCATTCTCTGCCCGGATGACTTCAGCGGATTCCCGTTGCGCAAGGATTTTCCTCTCCAGGGCATCGGTTACCGGGAGAACTTTGAAAAGATCGAAAATCCCAAGACCAAACAAGATAGGCGGCAGCGGCCGCCGTCGGGAAGCGCATGA
- a CDS encoding NADH-quinone oxidoreductase subunit A, with protein sequence MLQDLIPILLLFAIAAIMGVAILLLTHLFGPSRPNPVKLSAYESGKIPVGGPRVRFSIRYYVIAMLFVLFDIELVFFYPWAVVYRQYLSLGGFIFVEMIVFIAMLLAGFLYAWKKGALEWE encoded by the coding sequence ATGTTGCAAGATCTGATTCCGATCCTGCTTCTCTTCGCGATTGCCGCGATCATGGGCGTCGCCATACTCCTCCTGACCCATCTTTTCGGCCCCAGCCGGCCCAACCCGGTCAAGCTCTCGGCCTACGAGTCCGGCAAGATCCCGGTGGGTGGCCCGCGCGTCCGTTTTTCGATCCGTTACTATGTCATCGCCATGCTCTTTGTCCTTTTTGATATCGAGCTGGTCTTCTTCTACCCCTGGGCTGTGGTCTACCGCCAGTACCTCTCCCTCGGCGGATTCATCTTCGTGGAGATGATCGTCTTTATCGCCATGCTGCTGGCCGGTTTCCTCTACGCCTGGAAAAAAGGAGCGCTGGAATGGGAATAG
- the serA gene encoding phosphoglycerate dehydrogenase: MIDNIIFNFDSTLIHTEGVELILEQALQRQEPRRRAGLMETLSQTSMLADIGELSVADALHQCFALAQVTRPDVEVVAARVREALNPWVVESLAALQQAGKRLFIFSTGFEELVRPVTRALQVPDDHVFTNQLIYDYKGEVIGFNEKNPLFLSAGKGFLVEQLKNDGRLPGGTAVVGRSASDLAIRKNNVAQIFVYYAGARTHEEIRRQADFVVDRFDHLLPLFFSEEELSNEKMQVYYEQNGHTEVTGKPRILLLENIHDEAVQRFRREGLEPRLYKGAMRAEELSNQASSVQVLGIRSQTRVTARLLAALPGLWVIGAFCIGTNQIDLGEAARAGIPVFNAPYSNTRSVAELVVGEIIMLMRRIPEKSQAAHAGLWLKSAEGCSEIRGKTAGIIGYGHIGSQVSVLLESLGMSVCFHDIVDKLPLGNATRAASLEDLLDRADVVTLHVPDTPETRNLMNAARIRRMKRGACLINSSRGRVVDLVALREALDQGALAGAAVDVFPEEPNQTQESFSSPLQGAANTILTPHIGGSTEEAQVNIAHYVSDKLLRFLQTGATTGATNFPEVDLPRVANTHRILHVHHNVPGVLAKINNLFARRNINVAGQLLQTRGEIGYLIVDVDQQVSSQVLDLMGHIAETIKVRKIA; encoded by the coding sequence GTGATAGACAACATTATCTTCAATTTTGATTCCACGCTTATTCATACCGAGGGGGTGGAGCTTATTCTCGAGCAGGCGCTGCAGCGGCAGGAACCGCGGCGCCGTGCCGGTTTGATGGAAACCCTGAGCCAGACCTCGATGCTGGCGGATATCGGCGAGCTGTCCGTTGCCGATGCATTGCACCAGTGTTTTGCCTTGGCGCAGGTGACGCGGCCGGATGTCGAGGTCGTAGCCGCGCGGGTCCGTGAGGCGCTCAATCCCTGGGTGGTCGAGTCCCTGGCCGCGCTGCAGCAGGCGGGCAAGCGCCTTTTCATTTTCAGCACCGGATTTGAGGAATTGGTCCGTCCGGTGACCCGGGCGCTGCAGGTGCCCGACGACCATGTTTTCACCAACCAGTTGATCTACGATTACAAGGGGGAGGTGATTGGATTCAACGAGAAAAATCCCCTCTTCCTCAGTGCCGGCAAGGGTTTTCTGGTCGAGCAGCTCAAGAACGATGGCCGGCTGCCCGGCGGCACGGCGGTAGTCGGCCGCAGTGCTTCCGACCTGGCTATTCGCAAGAATAATGTCGCCCAGATCTTCGTCTACTACGCCGGGGCCCGCACTCATGAGGAGATACGCCGCCAGGCCGATTTCGTGGTGGACCGTTTCGACCACCTGCTGCCGCTTTTTTTTTCGGAGGAGGAACTCTCCAACGAAAAGATGCAGGTTTATTACGAGCAGAACGGGCATACAGAAGTCACCGGCAAGCCCCGGATCCTGCTGTTGGAAAATATTCACGACGAGGCGGTGCAGCGCTTTCGGCGGGAGGGACTCGAACCGCGGCTATACAAGGGGGCGATGCGCGCCGAGGAACTAAGCAACCAGGCGTCCAGCGTCCAGGTCCTCGGCATCCGCTCGCAGACCCGGGTGACGGCGCGGCTCCTCGCCGCCCTGCCCGGCCTTTGGGTGATCGGCGCCTTTTGCATCGGCACCAACCAGATCGACCTGGGGGAGGCCGCCAGAGCCGGCATCCCGGTGTTCAATGCGCCCTACAGTAATACCCGCAGTGTCGCGGAGCTGGTGGTGGGCGAGATCATCATGTTGATGCGGCGCATCCCGGAGAAAAGCCAGGCGGCGCACGCCGGCCTCTGGCTTAAGAGTGCCGAGGGCTGTTCGGAGATCCGTGGCAAGACGGCGGGCATCATCGGTTACGGCCACATCGGTTCACAGGTCTCGGTGCTGCTCGAAAGCCTCGGCATGTCGGTCTGCTTCCACGACATCGTCGACAAATTGCCGTTGGGCAATGCCACCCGGGCTGCCAGCCTGGAAGATCTGCTGGATCGCGCCGACGTGGTCACCCTGCATGTGCCGGATACCCCGGAGACCCGCAACCTGATGAACGCGGCCCGGATTCGGCGGATGAAGCGGGGCGCCTGTCTGATCAATTCGAGCCGGGGCCGGGTGGTGGACCTGGTGGCACTGCGGGAGGCGCTGGACCAGGGCGCCCTCGCCGGAGCAGCGGTGGATGTCTTTCCCGAGGAGCCGAACCAGACGCAGGAGAGTTTTTCCTCGCCGTTGCAGGGTGCGGCCAATACCATCCTCACCCCCCATATCGGCGGCAGCACCGAAGAAGCCCAGGTCAACATCGCCCACTATGTCAGCGACAAGCTGCTGCGCTTCCTCCAGACCGGCGCGACCACCGGGGCGACCAATTTTCCTGAAGTCGATCTGCCGCGTGTGGCCAACACCCACCGCATTCTCCATGTGCACCATAATGTGCCTGGCGTCCTGGCCAAGATCAACAACCTCTTCGCCCGCCGCAATATCAATGTCGCCGGACAGTTGCTGCAGACTCGCGGCGAAATCGGCTATCTGATCGTCGATGTGGACCAGCAGGTCTCCAGTCAGGTGCTGGATCTGATGGGACATATCGCCGAGACGATCAAGGTGCGCAAAATCGCCTGA
- the nuoD gene encoding NADH dehydrogenase (quinone) subunit D → MNKKEQALDTPEPNFHDFVYQPQEERLFLNFGPSHPATHGTLRLLLELDGEQIIDCTPEIGYLHHGFEKLGEYRTYNQVVTITDRMNYVSPFNNNLAYILSVEKLFGLEVSKRAQYFRVILAELGRLMDHAVCIGTHAMDLGAFTALLYLIRERENIYNLFELLTGTRLTVSYARVGGFARDRGIPDDFFPRTLAVCDGLLKTVDEVDRLLSHNSIYLGRTREVGIITPAAAADYGITGPSLRASGIPFDLREAAPYSGYEDFDFDIPVGNTGDVWDRYIVRLEEMRQSVRIIRQAIANFPEGELYADADSKLILPTKDEVYGSIEGLIHQFEIIMLNRGARAVKGEAYIPTEAPNGELGFHIISNEGNGPYRFRVRPPSFYNFQIIPSLLRGRLLSDTVAVLSSLNIIAGELDR, encoded by the coding sequence ATGAATAAAAAAGAGCAAGCCCTAGATACCCCCGAGCCCAATTTCCACGATTTCGTCTACCAGCCCCAGGAGGAACGGCTCTTCCTTAACTTCGGGCCTTCGCATCCCGCCACCCACGGCACCCTGCGGTTGCTCCTTGAGCTGGATGGCGAGCAGATCATCGACTGCACCCCCGAAATTGGTTATCTGCACCACGGTTTCGAAAAGCTGGGCGAGTACCGCACTTACAATCAGGTGGTCACCATCACCGATCGTATGAATTACGTCTCGCCCTTCAATAATAACCTCGCCTACATCCTTTCGGTCGAAAAACTCTTCGGCCTCGAGGTGAGCAAGCGAGCACAGTATTTCCGCGTGATCCTCGCCGAGCTCGGCCGCCTCATGGACCACGCCGTCTGCATCGGCACCCACGCCATGGACCTGGGCGCCTTCACGGCGCTGCTCTATCTTATTCGCGAGCGCGAGAATATTTACAATCTCTTTGAACTCCTCACCGGCACCCGGCTCACCGTCAGCTACGCCCGCGTCGGCGGCTTCGCCCGCGATCGCGGCATCCCTGACGACTTTTTCCCACGCACCCTCGCCGTCTGCGATGGCCTGCTCAAGACCGTCGATGAGGTGGACCGGCTGCTCTCGCACAACTCGATCTACCTCGGCCGTACCCGGGAGGTCGGCATCATCACCCCCGCCGCCGCGGCCGATTACGGCATCACCGGCCCCTCCCTGCGTGCCAGCGGCATCCCCTTCGACCTGCGCGAGGCGGCCCCCTATTCCGGCTATGAGGATTTCGATTTCGATATTCCCGTCGGCAACACCGGCGATGTCTGGGACCGCTATATCGTGCGCCTCGAGGAGATGCGCCAGTCGGTCCGCATCATCCGCCAGGCCATCGCCAACTTCCCGGAGGGCGAACTCTATGCTGATGCGGATTCCAAGCTGATCCTGCCCACCAAGGATGAGGTCTATGGCTCGATCGAAGGACTGATCCACCAGTTCGAAATCATTATGCTCAACCGTGGCGCCCGGGCGGTCAAGGGCGAGGCTTACATCCCCACCGAAGCTCCCAACGGCGAGCTTGGCTTTCACATCATCAGCAATGAGGGTAATGGCCCCTACCGCTTCCGGGTGCGGCCCCCCTCATTCTATAACTTTCAGATCATTCCCAGTTTGCTGCGCGGCCGCCTCCTCTCCGACACCGTGGCCGTGCTCAGCAGCCTGAACATTATCGCGGGCGAGCTCGACCGCTAA
- the alr gene encoding alanine racemase, whose translation MHPENHFYRPAWVEIDLDAITANYRQIRAALGEVQLCAVVKADAYGAGAVMVARHLQALGVARMAVVSLDEALELHRAGVRTPLLNMGPIFPHQARVVLEQDFEQMAYQPEVLEALAREARWTGRKARIHLKVDTGMSRYGVPLAEAAAMLERLAASPDLECCGVMTHFPMSDGLDKSFALLQIAGFTALRRETEARGIRIPLWHMCNSGGVLDLPQAHLDMVRVGLLLHGYYPSREVRRPFDLHPAMQVKTRIAALRTIGRGDTVGYGRRWMAQRSERIAVLPIGYADGYDRKLRNIGEVLLGGRRAPIVGGLCMDACFIRVTEFSEAAEGMEVTLMGRDGAEEISPHDIAAWIDSVSYEVMARWGRRLPRVYRRDGAPVAVRNDLETPILTL comes from the coding sequence GTGCATCCTGAAAACCATTTTTACCGTCCCGCTTGGGTCGAAATTGACCTTGACGCGATAACGGCCAATTACCGGCAGATCCGCGCCGCCCTGGGCGAGGTACAGCTTTGCGCGGTGGTCAAGGCCGATGCCTATGGCGCCGGGGCCGTCATGGTCGCACGTCACCTGCAGGCGCTCGGCGTCGCCCGGATGGCGGTCGTCTCGCTCGATGAAGCGCTCGAACTGCACCGGGCCGGTGTCCGCACCCCCCTGCTCAACATGGGCCCGATCTTTCCGCACCAGGCTCGTGTGGTGCTTGAGCAGGATTTCGAACAGATGGCGTACCAGCCGGAGGTGCTCGAGGCCCTTGCACGGGAGGCAAGGTGGACCGGGCGCAAGGCCCGAATCCATCTCAAGGTCGATACCGGCATGAGCCGCTACGGCGTCCCACTGGCGGAAGCAGCTGCCATGCTGGAACGGCTCGCGGCATCGCCCGATCTCGAGTGCTGCGGCGTCATGACCCATTTCCCGATGTCGGATGGGCTGGACAAGAGCTTCGCCCTGTTGCAGATCGCCGGCTTCACCGCCCTGCGCCGTGAAACCGAAGCCAGGGGGATCCGGATTCCGCTCTGGCATATGTGCAACAGCGGCGGTGTGCTCGATTTGCCCCAAGCGCATCTGGACATGGTGCGCGTCGGCCTGTTGCTGCACGGCTACTATCCATCGCGCGAGGTGCGCCGCCCCTTCGATCTGCATCCTGCGATGCAGGTCAAGACGCGCATCGCCGCGCTGCGCACGATCGGCCGCGGCGATACCGTCGGATACGGCCGCCGCTGGATGGCGCAAAGAAGTGAACGGATTGCGGTGCTGCCGATCGGCTATGCCGATGGCTACGACCGCAAGCTGCGCAACATCGGTGAGGTGCTGCTTGGGGGCAGGAGGGCTCCCATCGTCGGCGGGCTGTGCATGGATGCCTGCTTCATCCGGGTGACAGAGTTTTCTGAAGCGGCAGAGGGCATGGAAGTGACCTTGATGGGCCGCGATGGGGCAGAGGAGATCTCGCCGCACGACATTGCCGCGTGGATAGATTCGGTCTCTTATGAGGTAATGGCGCGCTGGGGCCGTCGGCTGCCGCGTGTATACCGCCGCGACGGCGCTCCGGTTGCGGTGCGGAATGATCTCGAAACCCCGATTTTAACCCTTTGA
- a CDS encoding MFS transporter, producing the protein MKSDKPRLARNVIVLGLVSLCNDASSEMIYPLLPLFLTSTLGATAEMLGLIEGIAETTAAVLKLFSGWLSDRLGRRKALTVTGYTLSAVTRPLIAMATAGWHVLLVRFSDRVGKGVRTAPRDALIADSTDAAARGRAFGFHRAMDHAGAVLGPLLAMAVLALATDNYRLVFWLAVLPAALSVAILVLGAREIRPERAATPPSFRLSLFDRNFHLYMAVLLVFTLGNSSDAFLLLRAKDLGVAPALIPLLWAFFHVVKMALSTAGGALSDRIERRRVIALGWLLYALVYLGFGLAAASWQIWALFALYGLFYALTEGAEKALVADLVPPELRGSAFGLYNLAIGLSALPASAIMGVLWYRFSPLAAFAFGGGMALLAALLLLFVVTTRSKEVAHAK; encoded by the coding sequence ATGAAATCCGACAAACCCCGACTTGCGCGCAACGTCATCGTCCTCGGTCTGGTCAGCCTCTGCAATGACGCCAGCAGCGAAATGATCTATCCGCTGCTCCCGCTATTTCTGACCTCAACCCTCGGTGCTACCGCCGAGATGCTCGGCCTCATCGAGGGGATTGCTGAAACCACCGCGGCTGTGCTCAAACTTTTTTCGGGCTGGCTCTCCGACCGTCTCGGCCGGCGCAAGGCGCTGACCGTGACGGGCTATACCCTTTCGGCGGTCACCCGGCCCCTCATCGCCATGGCGACGGCGGGCTGGCACGTGCTGCTCGTCCGCTTCAGTGACCGGGTGGGCAAAGGCGTCCGCACCGCACCGCGTGACGCCCTCATCGCCGATTCGACCGACGCGGCCGCTCGCGGCCGGGCCTTCGGTTTTCATCGCGCCATGGACCACGCCGGAGCGGTCTTGGGTCCCCTCCTGGCAATGGCTGTTTTGGCGCTTGCCACCGATAACTACCGGCTGGTCTTCTGGCTGGCGGTCCTGCCCGCAGCTCTGAGCGTGGCCATTCTCGTCCTCGGCGCCCGCGAGATCCGGCCTGAACGCGCTGCCACCCCTCCCTCCTTCCGGCTCTCTCTTTTCGACCGAAACTTTCACCTTTATATGGCCGTACTATTGGTATTCACCTTGGGCAATTCCAGCGATGCCTTTTTATTGTTGCGGGCGAAGGATTTAGGTGTAGCGCCGGCCCTGATTCCACTGTTGTGGGCCTTCTTCCATGTGGTCAAAATGGCCTTATCCACAGCGGGTGGCGCGCTCTCGGACCGGATCGAGCGCAGACGCGTCATCGCTCTCGGCTGGCTGCTCTACGCTCTGGTGTACCTGGGCTTCGGGCTAGCGGCCGCAAGCTGGCAGATCTGGGCTCTTTTCGCCCTCTACGGCCTCTTCTACGCCCTTACCGAAGGGGCGGAGAAAGCTCTGGTGGCCGACCTGGTCCCGCCGGAACTGCGCGGCTCAGCCTTTGGCCTTTATAACCTGGCCATCGGGCTGAGCGCACTGCCAGCCAGCGCGATCATGGGGGTGCTTTGGTACCGGTTTTCACCCCTCGCCGCATTCGCTTTCGGCGGTGGCATGGCCTTGCTGGCGGCCCTGCTGCTTTTATTCGTCGTCACCACGCGAAGCAAGGAGGTAGCACATGCGAAGTGA
- a CDS encoding P-loop NTPase — protein MKTQARVWTIEHEEHIIGPLSSYALALWAVQGLLYPHDVLKDGEQRRCEAGYLEGMQPFIRNNGHLRRAKLWAIAGGKGGVGKSVLTALLGVALARSGKRVVIVDADFDGANQRQLFALRQASPNIWRLVDGQQALSEAALPTSVPNLRLITAPETAHDADQATILRRIRFIRALRSLDAEYVLLDFGPRTDLRELSYFSTADLNLVVSTAEPTALENLAKFVKSVAKQKLQLAVESLSPSRSALQSGEREETPLVEMAAARFKQLGISADEMMRRVAGSFSLRVLFNQVTDDHYRKEMHLLNTYLAHEVGVRAEISGAVSFDPVIRAAIRANRLFALDPTTPVMRRIDEIIHGLCQVKNQPPARYELKRTTAREIDGSALICGTWCPAWGECNFQNPGDVCPVKNMS, from the coding sequence ATGAAAACGCAAGCACGAGTTTGGACCATCGAACACGAAGAGCATATCATCGGCCCCTTGAGTTCCTACGCTCTGGCCTTGTGGGCGGTGCAAGGGCTTCTGTACCCGCATGATGTGCTGAAGGATGGCGAACAACGCCGCTGTGAGGCGGGGTATCTCGAGGGCATGCAACCGTTCATTCGCAATAATGGCCACCTGCGTCGCGCCAAACTCTGGGCGATCGCCGGCGGCAAGGGCGGGGTGGGCAAATCGGTGCTCACAGCCCTGCTGGGTGTGGCCCTGGCCCGGAGCGGCAAGCGGGTGGTGATAGTGGACGCCGATTTTGACGGGGCCAACCAGCGGCAGCTCTTCGCATTGCGTCAGGCTTCGCCCAACATCTGGCGCCTCGTCGACGGGCAACAGGCTCTTTCCGAGGCCGCGCTGCCGACCAGCGTGCCCAATCTCCGCCTGATCACCGCGCCTGAAACCGCTCATGATGCCGATCAGGCGACCATTCTGCGGCGCATCCGGTTCATCCGCGCCCTGCGCAGCCTCGATGCAGAATATGTGCTGCTTGATTTTGGCCCTCGCACCGACCTGCGCGAATTGAGCTATTTTTCGACCGCGGACCTGAATCTGGTGGTTTCCACCGCGGAACCGACGGCTCTGGAGAATCTGGCCAAGTTCGTCAAGTCAGTCGCCAAGCAGAAACTGCAGCTGGCGGTGGAGAGCCTGAGCCCCAGCCGCAGCGCCCTGCAATCCGGCGAGAGGGAGGAAACGCCGCTGGTTGAAATGGCCGCTGCCCGCTTTAAGCAGCTCGGGATTTCAGCGGACGAGATGATGCGCCGGGTGGCTGGCAGTTTCTCCTTGCGCGTGCTCTTTAATCAGGTGACCGATGATCACTATCGCAAGGAGATGCACTTGCTCAATACCTATCTCGCCCATGAAGTGGGCGTGCGGGCGGAGATCAGCGGTGCGGTTTCCTTCGATCCGGTCATTCGCGCGGCTATCCGTGCCAACCGCCTTTTTGCCCTGGATCCCACCACCCCGGTGATGCGGCGTATAGACGAGATCATCCATGGCCTTTGTCAGGTCAAGAACCAGCCGCCAGCGCGCTACGAGCTGAAGCGTACGACAGCGCGCGAGATCGACGGTTCGGCGTTGATCTGCGGCACCTGGTGTCCAGCCTGGGGCGAATGCAATTTTCAGAATCCCGGGGATGTTTGCCCTGTCAAAAATATGAGCTAA
- a CDS encoding ATP-dependent 6-phosphofructokinase: protein MSVPTVRRVGVLTAGGDCPGLNAVIRAVAKSLMLKADIEVIGIEDGFEGLIQNRMRKLNYEDVSGILQRGGTILGTSNKADPFAQATVIGDRIVKEDVSAQTIANIDQWQLDALVCIGGDGSMSISRKLVEKGVPVVGVPKTIDNDLYGTDVTFGFDTAVSIATDAIDRIHTTAQSHHRVMLVEIMGRYAGWLTISAGIAGGADVIILPEMEYDLEYICERVVARSRYGKRFSIVAVSEGAKPRGGEVVVSRVVKDSHESIRLGGVSIKLGNDIEDLTGLETRATVLGHLQRGGPPTANDRILATRFGVGAADLVASGQFNRMVALRGTDIVSVPITEVGGRSRTVPDDSPLLDVAESVGASLGAKR, encoded by the coding sequence ATGTCTGTCCCTACAGTACGCAGGGTGGGTGTGCTGACCGCGGGCGGGGATTGCCCCGGGCTGAATGCGGTCATTCGCGCGGTCGCCAAATCCCTGATGCTCAAGGCCGACATCGAGGTCATCGGTATCGAGGATGGCTTCGAGGGCTTGATCCAGAACCGGATGCGCAAGCTCAATTATGAAGATGTATCCGGGATCCTGCAGAGAGGCGGCACCATTCTAGGCACCTCCAACAAGGCCGATCCCTTCGCCCAGGCCACTGTGATCGGCGACCGGATCGTGAAGGAAGATGTTTCGGCGCAGACGATCGCCAACATTGACCAATGGCAATTGGATGCCCTGGTTTGTATCGGCGGGGATGGCTCGATGTCCATTTCGCGCAAACTGGTGGAGAAGGGCGTGCCGGTCGTGGGCGTGCCGAAGACGATTGACAACGATCTTTACGGGACCGACGTCACCTTCGGTTTCGATACGGCTGTCTCCATTGCCACCGATGCAATCGACCGGATTCATACCACGGCACAATCCCACCATCGCGTCATGTTGGTGGAGATCATGGGCCGTTACGCCGGCTGGCTGACCATCTCCGCGGGGATCGCTGGCGGCGCCGATGTGATCATCCTGCCGGAGATGGAGTACGATCTGGAGTACATTTGCGAACGGGTGGTCGCGCGCAGCCGTTACGGCAAGCGTTTCAGTATCGTTGCGGTCTCGGAGGGTGCCAAGCCCAGAGGCGGTGAGGTGGTGGTCAGCCGTGTGGTCAAGGACAGCCATGAATCGATCCGTCTCGGCGGTGTCTCCATCAAGCTGGGCAATGACATCGAGGATCTCACCGGTCTGGAGACGCGCGCGACGGTGCTGGGTCATCTTCAGCGCGGCGGACCGCCGACGGCCAATGACCGCATCCTTGCGACCCGTTTTGGCGTCGGCGCGGCCGACCTGGTCGCTTCCGGCCAGTTCAACCGCATGGTGGCGCTGCGCGGCACCGATATCGTTTCGGTACCCATCACCGAGGTGGGCGGCCGCTCGCGCACCGTGCCAGACGATTCCCCCTTGCTGGATGTGGCCGAGTCGGTCGGCGCATCGCTTGGGGCCAAGCGGTAA